A region from the Paenarthrobacter aurescens genome encodes:
- a CDS encoding thiamine pyrophosphate-dependent enzyme, with protein sequence MTTNPVPAVVEDDAAPLTHPQLRELYNLMAAVRHLDTSAVAWQRQGIIPGYAPELGQEAAQVGSGYAVDRTRDFVFPTYREMGVARAMGLDMVGYMSTHKATWHGGMYNPLESRFAPIQAVVAGSVLHAVGWAHGQTLAGHAAGEMGVAMTYFGDGASSQGDVHEAMNFAAVMKSPVVFFIQNNGWAISVPTERQVAGGSVAARAAGYGIPSLQVDGNDVVAVYEATRSAFAHCRAGNGPVVIEAMTYRRGPHSTADDPGRYRTLEEERLDAGEDPLTRFRQRLLEEGVADEAFFAEAQRLAEEEEEAVRAGIADLGPRPGSEMFSLVFQEPTPALQSQATAWREESEHV encoded by the coding sequence ATGACTACCAATCCTGTGCCGGCCGTCGTCGAGGATGACGCGGCCCCGCTCACCCACCCTCAACTTCGTGAGCTGTACAACCTCATGGCTGCCGTTCGTCACCTGGACACCTCAGCCGTGGCCTGGCAGCGCCAGGGAATCATCCCTGGATACGCCCCAGAGCTCGGCCAGGAGGCTGCTCAGGTAGGCAGCGGCTACGCCGTGGACCGGACCCGCGACTTCGTTTTTCCCACCTACCGCGAAATGGGCGTAGCCCGGGCCATGGGCCTGGACATGGTGGGCTACATGTCCACCCACAAGGCAACCTGGCACGGCGGAATGTACAACCCCCTGGAGTCCCGGTTTGCCCCCATCCAGGCCGTGGTGGCGGGTTCGGTCCTGCATGCTGTGGGCTGGGCCCACGGCCAAACGCTTGCCGGCCACGCGGCGGGCGAGATGGGCGTAGCCATGACCTACTTCGGCGACGGTGCATCCTCCCAAGGCGACGTCCACGAAGCCATGAACTTCGCCGCCGTCATGAAGTCCCCCGTGGTCTTCTTCATCCAGAACAACGGCTGGGCAATCTCGGTCCCCACAGAACGCCAGGTAGCGGGCGGCTCCGTGGCGGCCCGCGCTGCCGGTTATGGAATTCCCTCCTTGCAGGTGGACGGCAATGACGTGGTAGCCGTCTACGAAGCCACCCGTTCCGCTTTCGCCCACTGCCGCGCAGGTAACGGTCCAGTGGTGATCGAAGCCATGACGTACCGCCGCGGCCCGCACTCCACTGCCGACGATCCCGGCCGTTACCGCACGCTGGAGGAGGAACGCCTTGATGCCGGTGAAGATCCTTTGACGCGATTCAGGCAGCGGCTCCTCGAAGAAGGCGTGGCCGACGAAGCATTCTTCGCAGAGGCACAGCGTTTGGCGGAAGAGGAAGAAGAAGCCGTCCGCGCAGGCATAGCGGACCTCGGCCCCCGGCCCGGCTCCGAGATGTTCAGCCTCGTCTTCCAGGAACCAACGCCCGCCCTTCAATCCCAGGCCACAGCGTGGCGCGAGGAGTCCGAACATGTCTGA
- a CDS encoding alpha-ketoacid dehydrogenase subunit beta gives MSETITQARREENNPATAAPGVQQMSMQQALNRALDEILAEDPKTVIFGEDCGRLGGVFRITDGLQAKHGEQRVFDTPLAESGILGMSVGLAMAGFHPIPEVQFDGFAYPAINQIVCQIARMNYRSRGTLPMPITLRVPSFGGIRAPEHHGESLEALFAHVPGLKVVSPSTPHDAYHLLKYAATRPDPVIFMEPKSRYWQKGPVDVTNALPGTAVHDADADNGGSLTGARVAREGRHITLVAWGAMVARCLQVADLAAEDGIDVEVLDLRWLKPIDAAALARSVGKTRRAVVVHEAPLTSGLGAEVAQLITQSCFSTLKAPVERVTGFDVPYPSGDLEDEYIPNIDRILFGIQRVLEYRRG, from the coding sequence ATGTCTGAGACCATTACCCAAGCGCGCCGGGAAGAGAACAACCCGGCCACAGCTGCCCCCGGCGTCCAGCAGATGTCCATGCAACAGGCCCTCAACCGGGCACTGGATGAAATTCTGGCCGAGGACCCTAAAACGGTGATCTTCGGCGAGGACTGTGGACGATTGGGTGGAGTCTTTCGCATTACCGACGGCCTGCAGGCCAAGCACGGCGAGCAACGGGTTTTTGACACCCCCTTGGCCGAATCCGGCATCCTCGGCATGTCAGTGGGCCTGGCCATGGCAGGATTCCATCCCATCCCCGAGGTCCAGTTCGATGGTTTCGCTTATCCGGCCATCAACCAGATCGTCTGCCAGATTGCCCGCATGAATTACCGCAGCCGCGGCACGCTGCCCATGCCCATCACCCTGCGCGTGCCCAGCTTCGGCGGCATCCGGGCACCGGAACACCACGGCGAAAGCCTTGAAGCACTCTTCGCCCACGTCCCGGGGCTCAAAGTGGTTTCTCCCTCCACGCCGCACGATGCCTATCATCTGCTGAAGTACGCTGCCACCCGGCCGGACCCGGTGATTTTCATGGAACCGAAGTCCCGCTACTGGCAAAAGGGGCCGGTGGATGTCACCAACGCCCTTCCAGGCACAGCAGTGCACGACGCCGATGCGGACAACGGCGGCAGCCTCACCGGCGCCCGTGTGGCCAGGGAAGGACGGCACATCACCCTCGTGGCGTGGGGCGCTATGGTTGCCCGCTGCCTGCAGGTTGCTGACTTGGCAGCTGAGGACGGCATCGACGTCGAGGTCCTGGACCTGCGCTGGCTGAAACCGATTGATGCTGCAGCTTTGGCGAGGTCCGTGGGAAAGACGCGGCGCGCCGTCGTCGTTCATGAAGCGCCGCTGACCTCCGGACTGGGTGCCGAGGTGGCCCAACTCATCACGCAGAGTTGTTTCTCGACGCTCAAGGCTCCAGTGGAGCGTGTCACCGGTTTTGACGTCCCTTATCCTTCCGGCGACCTGGAAGACGAATACATCCCCAACATTGATCGCATCCTCTTTGGGATCCAACGCGTACTGGAGTACCGCCGTGGCTGA
- a CDS encoding biotin/lipoyl-containing protein, whose amino-acid sequence MAEISFPLPDLGEGLIEATVLEWLVEPGQQVERNQPIVELETTKSALELPSPQAGKVVRIHGAPGDTINVGEPLIVFEVPDDTAGIVGTVPKDEAPKRRVRLSAVLDED is encoded by the coding sequence GTGGCTGAAATTTCCTTCCCGCTTCCTGATCTCGGCGAGGGCCTCATTGAAGCAACCGTGCTGGAGTGGCTGGTGGAGCCCGGCCAGCAAGTGGAACGCAACCAGCCGATTGTGGAGCTCGAAACCACCAAATCAGCGCTCGAATTGCCCAGCCCCCAGGCGGGTAAAGTGGTGCGTATTCACGGAGCGCCCGGCGACACGATCAACGTTGGCGAGCCGCTGATTGTGTTCGAGGTCCCGGATGACACCGCCGGGATCGTGGGCACTGTTCCGAAGGACGAAGCACCCAAGCGCCGGGTCCGCCTGAGCGCCGTACTCGATGAGGACTGA
- a CDS encoding alpha/beta fold hydrolase has protein sequence MMTGRHTMEQHRHTVEGTDPGLFVEVHEPGNDAGLRPVLLIHGFSSSTKLNWADSGWITTLQDAGRRVITVDLPGHGRSHSPEDLDSYTPSRIRADLLQIVTDAGARPLRDGDPSTGLDIIGYSLGSRLAWEFGATQPDLVHRIVLGGPSSADPLAAFDLAAAQRHLADGTPIEDASTAGLLKMAQMLPSNNLFAMLSLIEAIKGEPFDPAEAAPHMPLLLVAGEKDERATTMPELAALAGARGGMVETLVIPGRTHTNVITSRAFKEAAVQFLGV, from the coding sequence ATGATGACCGGCAGGCACACCATGGAACAGCACAGGCACACAGTAGAGGGCACCGACCCCGGGCTCTTCGTGGAAGTTCACGAGCCAGGCAATGACGCCGGCCTGCGTCCTGTGTTGCTGATCCATGGATTCTCCTCCTCGACCAAACTGAACTGGGCGGACAGCGGCTGGATCACCACCCTGCAGGATGCGGGACGGAGGGTGATCACAGTGGACCTGCCCGGTCACGGCCGAAGCCACTCCCCTGAGGACCTGGATTCCTATACGCCCAGCCGCATCCGCGCCGACCTTCTCCAAATAGTCACCGACGCCGGCGCCCGGCCCCTGCGCGATGGTGACCCGTCCACTGGACTGGACATCATTGGCTACTCGCTCGGTTCGCGGCTGGCGTGGGAATTTGGTGCCACCCAGCCGGACCTGGTTCACCGCATCGTCCTGGGCGGCCCGAGCTCGGCGGATCCGCTGGCAGCCTTTGACCTCGCCGCCGCCCAGCGGCACCTGGCCGACGGCACACCCATCGAGGACGCGTCCACGGCCGGCTTGCTGAAGATGGCGCAAATGCTCCCCAGCAACAACCTGTTCGCCATGCTGTCCCTCATTGAAGCCATCAAGGGCGAGCCGTTCGATCCCGCCGAAGCCGCTCCTCACATGCCGCTGTTGCTGGTTGCCGGGGAGAAAGACGAGCGGGCAACCACCATGCCGGAGCTGGCCGCCCTGGCCGGCGCCCGGGGTGGAATGGTGGAGACCCTGGTAATTCCCGGGCGGACCCACACCAACGTGATAACCAGCAGGGCCTTCAAAGAAGCTGCCGTTCAGTTCCTCGGCGTGTAG
- a CDS encoding MarR family transcriptional regulator, with amino-acid sequence MNKPIGYWIKRLDAALEAQLDATLSRIKLTRRQWHALGALSEGAMLPDQLEDILQPLWGGDTKLRERELAALVGRGLITMIDHRLALSEHGRDTYHQAQRLVEDAREDLSMGIGIDEYAMALSVLERMSLNAERLTR; translated from the coding sequence GTGAACAAGCCAATCGGATATTGGATCAAGAGGCTCGACGCCGCCCTGGAAGCCCAGCTCGATGCCACCCTGTCCCGGATCAAACTCACCCGGCGCCAATGGCACGCCCTGGGTGCACTCTCGGAAGGTGCCATGCTGCCGGATCAGCTGGAGGACATCCTCCAGCCGCTCTGGGGTGGCGATACCAAGCTGCGAGAGCGGGAGCTTGCCGCCCTGGTGGGGCGTGGACTGATCACCATGATCGACCACCGGCTGGCACTGAGCGAACATGGCCGGGACACATACCACCAGGCCCAAAGGCTGGTGGAGGATGCCCGCGAAGACCTGTCCATGGGCATCGGCATTGACGAGTACGCCATGGCGCTGAGCGTGCTGGAGCGCATGAGCCTCAACGCCGAGCGCCTGACCCGCTGA
- a CDS encoding phosphoribosyltransferase, whose amino-acid sequence MGMRFKDRAEAGRRLAEGLPQLRERPETIVLGLARGGVPVAAAAAAELFLPFGAVLVRKLGIPGRVETAFGALAWSQGDVLRMVNRPLKELILAHGISQSALDAVEARERSELTRRAQTYPGIEHDLRGKTVVLADDGLATGATMRAAVEAVRAGGAATVIAAVPVASLEASTSLARVCDFVMALHTPGKFHAVGAFYQRFEQLSDADVVSQLESAAPSGRK is encoded by the coding sequence ATGGGCATGCGTTTCAAGGACCGCGCGGAAGCGGGTCGGCGCCTGGCTGAAGGACTCCCCCAACTGAGGGAACGGCCTGAGACCATCGTCTTGGGCCTGGCCCGTGGCGGAGTCCCGGTAGCCGCCGCAGCAGCTGCAGAGTTATTCCTGCCTTTCGGTGCCGTACTGGTCCGCAAGCTGGGCATCCCCGGCCGTGTGGAGACCGCTTTCGGGGCACTGGCGTGGTCGCAGGGTGACGTTCTGCGGATGGTCAACAGGCCCCTGAAGGAGCTCATTCTCGCCCACGGAATCTCCCAGTCCGCTTTGGATGCCGTGGAAGCCCGTGAACGCTCCGAACTGACCCGCCGCGCCCAAACTTATCCTGGCATCGAGCACGATCTTCGCGGAAAGACAGTGGTGCTGGCCGACGACGGACTGGCCACGGGGGCCACCATGCGGGCAGCCGTAGAGGCGGTGCGGGCCGGCGGTGCCGCCACGGTGATCGCCGCGGTGCCCGTGGCATCGTTGGAAGCCTCAACGTCGCTGGCCCGGGTCTGCGACTTTGTGATGGCCCTGCACACGCCGGGCAAATTCCACGCTGTTGGCGCCTTCTACCAACGCTTCGAGCAGTTGTCCGACGCCGACGTCGTCAGCCAGCTTGAAAGTGCAGCTCCCAGCGGGCGCAAGTAA
- a CDS encoding MFS transporter gives MTATSTVDSPSGPSSKREERRVLAGTLVGTTIEWYDFFIFAQLTATLLAPLFLSPLEKSNPGVAQLLSFATIGISFLFRPLGAFVAGHLGDRMGRKAVLVMTLVMMGAATALIGLLPTYATIGVWAPVLLITLRVVQGFSAGGEWGGAALMAVEHAPLKKRGLFGAYPQIGVPIGMILATGLLFLLQSGMSKEDFASWGWRVPFLLSVVLIVVGYLIRRAVGESPVFKEIAQRKAESKAPLGELFRKNKKEVVLAALIFIANNAAGYLLIAFFISYATRTLKMPTPQVLLATTIASFGWLIFTMVGGWLSDKIGRVKTFLIGYGLVFAWMIPMFMLIDSKDILLYGTALFVLTIGLGLSYGPMSAMYAEMFPAQVRYSGISIGYALGAILGGAFAPLIAQALLDTTKWSGSVGIYIMVLCVISAIGVILAKETRGRPLGYSVHH, from the coding sequence ATGACCGCAACTTCCACTGTCGACTCCCCGTCAGGACCCAGCAGCAAGCGCGAAGAGCGCCGGGTACTGGCCGGGACGTTGGTGGGCACCACGATTGAGTGGTACGACTTCTTCATCTTCGCCCAGCTGACGGCTACTTTGCTGGCCCCGTTGTTCCTTTCTCCGTTGGAGAAGTCCAACCCGGGAGTAGCCCAGCTGCTGTCCTTCGCCACAATCGGCATCAGTTTCCTGTTCCGCCCACTCGGAGCGTTCGTCGCCGGACACCTTGGCGACAGGATGGGCCGCAAGGCTGTACTCGTTATGACCCTGGTCATGATGGGAGCTGCAACTGCGCTGATCGGCTTGCTGCCCACCTACGCAACAATCGGCGTCTGGGCCCCTGTCCTGCTCATCACCCTGCGCGTGGTCCAAGGGTTCTCCGCGGGTGGCGAATGGGGCGGCGCTGCACTCATGGCTGTGGAGCATGCCCCGCTGAAAAAGCGCGGACTCTTCGGCGCCTACCCGCAGATCGGTGTTCCGATCGGCATGATCCTGGCCACCGGGCTGTTGTTCCTGCTGCAGTCGGGAATGTCCAAGGAAGATTTCGCCTCATGGGGCTGGCGTGTGCCGTTCCTGTTGTCGGTGGTCCTCATCGTGGTGGGTTACCTCATCCGTCGCGCTGTTGGTGAGAGCCCGGTCTTCAAGGAAATCGCCCAGCGCAAGGCTGAAAGCAAGGCCCCCTTGGGCGAGCTGTTCAGGAAGAACAAGAAGGAAGTTGTTCTGGCCGCGCTGATCTTCATTGCAAACAATGCAGCAGGCTACCTGTTGATTGCCTTCTTCATCTCCTACGCCACCCGTACGTTGAAGATGCCCACACCCCAGGTTTTGCTCGCCACTACCATCGCCTCTTTCGGCTGGCTCATCTTCACCATGGTGGGCGGTTGGCTCTCGGACAAAATCGGCCGCGTCAAAACGTTCCTGATCGGTTATGGCTTGGTCTTCGCATGGATGATTCCCATGTTCATGCTGATCGATTCCAAGGACATCCTGCTTTACGGTACGGCCCTGTTTGTCCTCACCATCGGCTTGGGCCTGTCCTACGGACCCATGTCTGCCATGTACGCAGAGATGTTCCCGGCCCAGGTCCGGTACTCCGGAATCTCCATCGGCTACGCCCTGGGCGCCATTCTGGGTGGTGCCTTTGCTCCGCTCATCGCTCAAGCACTCCTTGACACCACCAAGTGGTCCGGATCGGTGGGCATCTACATCATGGTTCTCTGTGTCATCTCCGCAATTGGCGTCATCCTGGCCAAGGAAACCCGCGGCCGTCCACTGGGATACAGCGTCCACCACTAG
- a CDS encoding IclR family transcriptional regulator — MVRMNPRSDVKGTPEAPTQVPPSQTLSRGIRALEILAAAEKPLSIAELTEALGVHRSVAYRILRTLEDHSLLVRDDSGRVQPGPGLAVLARGVSRNLQTAALPELTQLANTLHMTAFLAVWDHQECVTLVTVEPRHSGAALAQHPGSRHPVSTGAPGIAIQSSMTEERWQQVGAGNPYRPEAHEARRLGYATSHDEVIAGLSSIAAPIHVPGGRPAAIAVVYIRLDQDSDAVGKALAASAARIESQLA; from the coding sequence ATGGTTCGCATGAATCCCCGCAGCGACGTCAAGGGCACCCCGGAAGCACCAACCCAGGTTCCGCCGTCGCAAACGCTTTCACGCGGAATCCGGGCGCTGGAGATTCTCGCGGCCGCGGAAAAGCCCCTCAGCATCGCTGAACTCACCGAAGCCCTGGGCGTCCACCGATCCGTGGCGTACCGGATCCTGCGAACCTTGGAGGACCACTCACTCTTGGTGCGCGACGACTCCGGGCGCGTTCAGCCCGGCCCCGGCCTGGCAGTCCTTGCCCGCGGAGTCTCACGGAACCTCCAAACCGCCGCCCTCCCCGAGCTCACCCAACTGGCCAACACGCTGCACATGACCGCATTCCTGGCAGTGTGGGACCATCAGGAATGCGTCACCCTGGTCACTGTGGAGCCGCGACACTCGGGGGCCGCACTTGCCCAACATCCCGGCAGCCGCCACCCCGTGAGCACAGGCGCCCCGGGAATCGCCATCCAATCGAGCATGACGGAGGAACGCTGGCAGCAGGTGGGCGCAGGCAACCCCTACCGCCCTGAAGCCCACGAAGCCCGCCGCCTCGGATACGCCACCAGCCACGATGAAGTCATCGCCGGGCTGTCCTCCATAGCCGCCCCCATCCACGTTCCCGGCGGACGGCCGGCCGCGATCGCCGTCGTCTACATCCGGCTGGACCAGGACTCCGATGCCGTGGGCAAGGCACTGGCCGCGAGCGCGGCAAGGATCGAAAGCCAGCTGGCCTGA
- a CDS encoding MoaF C-terminal domain-containing protein, with the protein MSLNLLDTSNWLPLDGLAPGFDANKAPTVQDLAGKDFSLRNDGGPMTFSFDDEEVQWAAAGHSGTAPYEAFQVAEELYYAQWQSQQDPQFAVSLILDLLHGRALYIGAALGRATASSVAVQHDFRPGTLDDHQATGIPVAESHALIGRRVEWVYSESHAYEHIYLSPTWYTWQCLAGPERGLADTDSNTVYQIRPGIFVFTWREKVIPCGSVTIADHRDPHAIRSHGSLFGWDEAGTKPVHFTFGAHGRLISISRHSPELDPATGM; encoded by the coding sequence ATGAGCCTGAATCTCCTAGACACCTCCAACTGGCTACCCCTGGACGGACTGGCCCCCGGCTTCGACGCCAACAAAGCCCCCACCGTGCAGGACCTGGCCGGGAAGGACTTCTCCCTGCGCAACGACGGCGGACCCATGACGTTCAGCTTCGACGACGAAGAAGTCCAGTGGGCTGCGGCAGGCCATTCAGGAACCGCGCCCTACGAGGCGTTCCAGGTGGCCGAGGAACTGTACTACGCCCAGTGGCAGAGTCAGCAGGATCCCCAATTTGCCGTTTCCCTGATCCTGGATCTGCTGCACGGCCGGGCGCTCTACATTGGCGCCGCACTCGGCAGGGCAACCGCCTCCAGCGTTGCTGTCCAGCACGATTTCCGCCCGGGAACGCTCGATGATCATCAGGCCACGGGGATCCCGGTAGCCGAAAGCCACGCGCTCATCGGCCGACGCGTTGAATGGGTCTACAGCGAATCCCACGCCTACGAACACATCTACCTCAGCCCCACTTGGTACACCTGGCAATGCCTCGCTGGCCCCGAGCGCGGATTGGCGGACACGGACTCCAACACTGTGTACCAAATCCGCCCCGGTATCTTCGTCTTTACCTGGCGGGAGAAGGTCATACCCTGTGGTTCAGTCACCATTGCAGACCACCGCGATCCTCACGCCATCAGGTCCCACGGCAGCCTTTTCGGATGGGATGAGGCAGGCACAAAACCGGTCCACTTCACGTTCGGTGCACATGGCCGCCTGATCAGCATCAGCCGGCACAGCCCGGAACTCGACCCCGCTACGGGGATGTAG
- a CDS encoding APC family permease translates to MSVDNPVKGRAAGAVGTKRRLGVPAVTFMIIAASAPLTVLAGGVTTTFAVTGVTGVPLSFLILGAILALFAVGYAAMSRYVTNAGAFYAYIAQGISRPAGVGASLIALMAYNLMQVGIYGLFGFTVSSLLSARLGVSVPWWIPVLVCIGIVGWLGVNRVDLSAKVLGVLVALEFLVVIVYDVMSLAVAPEGVTAATFSPESLFVPGIGAVLSFGIAAFMGFESAAIYGEESKDPKRTVARATFAAVGIIAVFYAVSAWAMTIGAGPSAVIEAATTNGPDMIFAFLGTHGGVLLSDIAQILFVTSLFAALVSFHNAVARYFFSLGRERVLPSALAKVRTESGAPFAGSLAQTVIAVVVTIAFAIAGSGSELGELYPVLTMFTWLTNSGAIGLVLLMTVVSVAVIGFFRREKHGASLWVRVIAPGVGFALLAVVFVLIMANFNVLLGQTESTAVTFVLPMLVLLPGVAGVIWGLRLRRSQPALYARIGHGADH, encoded by the coding sequence ATGAGCGTGGACAACCCCGTCAAGGGCAGGGCCGCCGGAGCCGTAGGCACCAAGAGGCGGCTCGGCGTACCGGCAGTAACCTTCATGATTATCGCGGCCTCGGCGCCGCTGACCGTTCTCGCGGGCGGCGTAACCACCACCTTCGCGGTTACCGGCGTGACCGGCGTGCCGCTGTCCTTCCTGATCCTGGGCGCAATTCTGGCGCTCTTCGCTGTTGGCTACGCCGCCATGAGCCGCTACGTCACCAATGCCGGCGCGTTCTACGCATATATCGCACAGGGCATCTCACGGCCGGCAGGCGTAGGGGCATCACTGATTGCCCTCATGGCCTACAACCTCATGCAGGTAGGAATTTACGGGTTGTTCGGCTTCACCGTCTCCTCACTGCTGTCCGCCCGGCTTGGCGTGAGCGTTCCCTGGTGGATTCCCGTGCTGGTGTGCATCGGAATTGTCGGATGGCTGGGGGTGAACAGGGTGGACCTGTCCGCCAAGGTTCTTGGCGTTCTGGTTGCCCTGGAGTTCCTGGTGGTCATTGTGTACGACGTCATGAGCCTTGCGGTGGCCCCCGAAGGCGTTACGGCAGCAACGTTCAGCCCCGAAAGCCTGTTTGTTCCCGGCATTGGAGCAGTTCTCTCCTTCGGCATCGCCGCCTTCATGGGCTTCGAATCCGCAGCTATTTATGGTGAAGAGTCCAAGGACCCCAAACGCACCGTTGCCCGTGCCACCTTCGCTGCTGTTGGCATCATCGCCGTTTTCTATGCCGTCTCTGCATGGGCCATGACCATAGGAGCGGGACCGTCCGCCGTGATTGAGGCGGCCACCACCAACGGCCCGGACATGATCTTCGCATTCCTGGGCACTCACGGCGGCGTGCTGCTCAGCGACATCGCCCAGATCCTCTTCGTCACCAGCCTCTTCGCCGCGCTCGTCAGCTTCCACAACGCAGTAGCCCGCTACTTCTTCTCCCTTGGCCGCGAGCGCGTCCTGCCGTCAGCACTGGCCAAGGTGCGGACCGAAAGCGGGGCGCCCTTCGCCGGTTCGCTGGCGCAGACGGTGATTGCCGTCGTCGTGACCATCGCTTTCGCCATCGCCGGCTCGGGTTCCGAACTCGGCGAACTCTATCCCGTCCTTACCATGTTCACCTGGCTTACCAACAGTGGTGCAATCGGCCTCGTGCTGCTGATGACAGTGGTCTCTGTGGCAGTGATCGGCTTCTTCCGCCGGGAAAAGCACGGCGCGAGCCTGTGGGTCAGGGTGATTGCCCCAGGTGTTGGATTCGCACTCCTGGCGGTGGTCTTCGTGCTCATCATGGCCAACTTCAATGTCCTGCTGGGACAGACTGAGTCGACGGCTGTCACGTTTGTCCTGCCGATGCTGGTCTTGTTGCCTGGAGTTGCTGGTGTCATTTGGGGTTTGCGGCTGCGGCGCTCGCAGCCGGCACTGTACGCCCGGATCGGCCATGGGGCGGACCACTGA
- a CDS encoding helix-turn-helix domain-containing protein yields the protein MTVAADTGPATVETIVAESFQEWSKAISNSFVPLVATGPKSSSFQGSTFRGVMRARVLGQISVVEITAGPHTVLRTPELIAKSTGRFFKLSIQLAGSGRLVQDEREAVLRPGDLSIYDTSRPYQLTFDDDFRTLVLMFPHVLLDLPAEAMGHVTALRIPGDEGLGELISPFLVKLADNLEALSGTNGLRLVHNALDLVTTLFNGELDQLIETGRDPHLLLLGRIHDYIEANLGDPELSPGTIAAAHYISTRHLHDLFQEIGTTVASSIRQRRLERCRRDLRDPVLADRAVTAIAARWGFTDAAHFSRIFRAAFGNSPTGYRNSH from the coding sequence ATGACCGTCGCGGCTGATACGGGCCCCGCAACCGTGGAAACCATCGTGGCGGAGTCTTTCCAGGAGTGGAGCAAAGCAATCTCCAACTCTTTCGTGCCCCTGGTGGCTACGGGTCCCAAGAGCTCATCTTTCCAAGGCTCCACCTTCCGAGGCGTCATGCGCGCTCGCGTGCTGGGGCAGATCTCCGTAGTTGAAATCACGGCCGGACCGCACACTGTCCTGCGCACGCCGGAGCTGATTGCCAAGTCCACGGGGCGCTTCTTCAAACTCAGCATCCAGCTCGCTGGTTCGGGCCGCCTGGTTCAGGATGAGCGGGAGGCGGTGCTGCGCCCCGGCGATCTCTCCATTTACGACACCTCCCGCCCGTACCAATTAACGTTCGACGACGACTTCCGCACTTTGGTGCTCATGTTCCCGCACGTATTGCTGGACCTGCCTGCAGAAGCCATGGGACATGTAACAGCCCTGCGCATTCCCGGCGATGAGGGCCTTGGCGAACTTATCAGCCCCTTCCTGGTCAAACTCGCCGACAACCTCGAGGCCCTTTCCGGCACCAACGGGCTCCGCTTGGTCCACAATGCCCTGGATCTGGTGACCACACTTTTCAACGGTGAGCTTGATCAACTCATTGAGACCGGCCGGGATCCGCATCTGCTGCTGCTGGGCCGCATCCATGACTACATCGAGGCCAATCTCGGTGATCCTGAGCTCTCCCCCGGAACCATAGCCGCAGCCCATTACATCTCCACGCGGCATCTGCATGACCTCTTCCAGGAAATCGGTACCACGGTGGCCTCCTCCATCCGCCAGCGGCGGCTCGAACGGTGCCGGCGGGACCTGAGGGATCCTGTGCTGGCTGATCGAGCCGTGACAGCCATCGCGGCGCGGTGGGGGTTCACCGATGCCGCGCATTTCAGCCGCATCTTCCGCGCCGCGTTCGGGAACTCCCCCACTGGCTACCGCAACAGTCACTGA